The Bos indicus x Bos taurus breed Angus x Brahman F1 hybrid chromosome 11, Bos_hybrid_MaternalHap_v2.0, whole genome shotgun sequence genome includes a region encoding these proteins:
- the IER5L gene encoding immediate early response gene 5-like protein, with amino-acid sequence MECALDAQSLISISLRKIHSSRTQRGGIKLHKNLLVSYVLRNARQLYLSERYAELYRRQQQQQQQQQQPPHHQHQHLAYAAPGMPASAADFGPLQLGGGGDAEAREPVARHQLHQLHQLHQLHLQQQLHQHPAPRGCAAAAAAGAPAGGAGALSELPGCAALQPPHGAPHRGQPLEPLQPGPAPLPPPASLCPRDPRASAACSAPSAPPGAAPQAAAAASPPSSPAPASSPGFYRGAYPAPSDFGVHCSSQTTVLDLDTHVVTTVENGYLHQDCCASAHCPCCGQGAPGPGLASATGCKRKYYPGQEEEDDDDEDAGDLGAEPPGGVPFAPCKRARFEDFCPDSSPDASNISNLISIFGSGFSGLVSRQPDSSEQPPPLNGQLCAKQALASLGAWTRAIVAF; translated from the coding sequence ATGGAGTGCGCCCTGGACGCCCAGAGCCTGATCAGCATCTCCCTGCGCAAGATCCACAGCTCCCGGACCCAGCGCGGCGGCATCAAGCTGCACAAGAACCTCCTGGTGTCCTACGTGCTCCGCAACGCGCGCCAGCTCTACCTGAGCGAGCGCTACGCCGAGCTCTACCggcgccagcagcagcagcagcaacagcagcagcagccgccccaccaccagcaccagcacCTCGCGTACGCGGCGCCGGGCATGCCGGCCAGCGCGGCCGACTTCGGCCCTCTCCAACTTGGCGGCGGCGGGGACGCGGAGGCGCGCGAACCGGTCGCCCGTCACCAGCTGCACCAGCTCCACCAGCTCCACCAGCTGCACCTCCAGCAGCAGCTGCACCAGCACCCGGCGCCCAGGGGCTgcgcggcggcagcggcggccgGGGCGCCCGCGGGCGGCGCGGGGGCGCTCTCGGAGCTGCCCGGGTGCGCCGCGCTCCAGCCGCCGCACGGCGCGCCCCACCGCGGGCAGCCCTTGGAGCCGCTGCAGCCGGGTCCTgcgccgctgccgccgcccgcCTCCCTCTGCCCGCGGGACCCTCGCGCCTCGGCCGCCTGCTCCGCGCCCTCCGCGCCCCCTGGGGCCGCCCCTCAGGCAGCGGCCGCCGcctccccgccctcctccccggcccccgcctcctcccccgGCTTCTACCGGGGCGCGTACCCGGCCCCCTCGGACTTTGGCGTGCACTGCAGCAGCCAGACCACCGTGCTGGACCTGGACACTCACGTGGTGACCACGGTGGAGAACGGCTACTTGCACCAGGACTGCTGCGCCTCCGCCCACTGCCCCTGCTGTGGCCAGGGCGCCCCGGGACCCGGCCTGGCGTCCGCCACTGGCTGCAAGCGCAAGTATTACCctggccaggaggaggaggacgacGACGACGaggatgcgggagacctgggggcCGAGCCCCCCGGGGGCGTCCCGTTCGCCCCCTGCAAGCGCGCTCGCTTCGAGGACTTCTGCCCGGACTCGTCCCCGGACGCGTCCAACATCTCAAACTtgatctccatctttggctcggGCTTCTCCGGGCTGGTGAGCCGACAGCCGGACTCCTCCGAGCAGCCGCCGCCGCTCAACGGGCAGCTGTGCGCCAAGCAGGCGCTCGCCAGCCTCGGCGCCTGGACTCGAGCCATTGTCGCCTTCTAG